Proteins encoded together in one Mycobacterium noviomagense window:
- a CDS encoding NUDIX hydrolase gives MKPHKHSVALVIKNDNAELLIVERPDDEDGPLAGVWGFPATTLRENETEIEAARRIGPTKLGVEVTVSAKIGERSGERESYTLHLSDYEATVCEGQTPHVPQSDTTLTQYADLKYTSDPRELFVAAQRGSECARIYLQSIGIDWSTFRR, from the coding sequence ATGAAGCCGCACAAGCATTCTGTTGCGCTGGTGATCAAGAACGACAACGCCGAGCTTCTCATCGTCGAACGTCCTGACGACGAGGACGGACCGCTTGCGGGGGTCTGGGGATTTCCGGCAACAACGCTAAGGGAAAACGAGACGGAGATCGAAGCTGCTCGTCGCATCGGACCCACCAAGTTGGGTGTCGAGGTAACGGTCAGCGCCAAAATCGGTGAACGAAGCGGGGAACGCGAGAGTTATACGCTGCACCTAAGTGATTACGAAGCAACGGTTTGCGAAGGACAGACACCCCACGTCCCGCAAAGCGATACAACCCTCACCCAGTATGCGGATCTCAAATACACCTCGGATCCAAGGGAACTGTTCGTAGCGGCTCAACGAGGATCCGAGTGCGCGCGAATCTACTTGCAGTCAATCGGTATCGATTGGTCTACTTTCCGCCGGTGA
- a CDS encoding D-2-hydroxyacid dehydrogenase family protein has product MKVAILDDYQNVALTMADWSAVAAVAEITVFHDHLADPDAVVERLAPFDVVCVMRERTPLPRTIIERLPRLKMIASTGPFNAAIDVSAAEERGIYVSTTGGYLESTVELTWALILAAARRIVDETLSVRAGGWQTSVGRQLGGAVLGVLGLGRIGTRVARVGAAFGMDVIAWSTNLTPHAAEQAGVTYVSKDQLFSRADVLTIHLVLSERTRGLVGAAELGLMKPTAVLVNTSRGPIVDEEALVEALRSGVIAAAGLDVFDIEPLPPGHPLRSLDNVIATPHIGYVADRVYRTFYGEAAAKIARWLVEFSGRGS; this is encoded by the coding sequence ATGAAAGTCGCGATCCTCGACGACTACCAGAACGTTGCGCTGACCATGGCCGACTGGTCGGCGGTCGCGGCCGTGGCCGAGATCACCGTCTTTCACGATCACCTGGCCGATCCGGATGCCGTCGTCGAGAGACTGGCGCCATTCGACGTGGTCTGCGTCATGCGGGAGCGCACACCGTTGCCCCGCACCATCATCGAGCGGCTGCCGCGGCTGAAGATGATCGCTTCCACCGGGCCGTTCAACGCGGCCATCGACGTCTCGGCCGCCGAAGAGCGCGGCATCTATGTGAGCACCACCGGCGGCTACCTCGAGTCGACGGTCGAGCTGACCTGGGCGCTTATCCTGGCCGCCGCTCGCCGGATCGTCGACGAGACCTTGTCGGTGCGTGCCGGCGGGTGGCAGACTTCGGTTGGCCGTCAGCTCGGCGGCGCGGTGCTCGGTGTGCTCGGGCTGGGCAGGATCGGCACGCGGGTGGCGCGGGTCGGCGCTGCCTTCGGCATGGACGTGATCGCGTGGAGCACCAACTTGACACCGCACGCCGCCGAACAGGCCGGGGTGACCTACGTGTCCAAGGACCAACTGTTCAGCCGGGCCGACGTGCTCACCATCCATCTGGTGCTCAGCGAACGCACCCGCGGCCTGGTGGGCGCTGCCGAACTCGGGCTGATGAAGCCGACAGCGGTGCTAGTCAACACCTCGCGGGGGCCAATCGTCGACGAGGAGGCCTTGGTCGAGGCATTGCGGTCGGGTGTGATCGCCGCCGCGGGACTCGACGTGTTCGACATCGAACCACTGCCGCCCGGGCACCCGTTGCGCTCGCTGGACAACGTGATCGCCACTCCGCACATCGGCTACGTCGCCGACCGGGTCTACCGGACGTTCTATGGTGAGGCCGCCGCCAAGATCGCCCGCTGGCTCGTCGAATTCAGCGGCCGGGGCAGCTGA
- a CDS encoding carbon starvation CstA family protein yields MAVPPDGKHNGHLHYVRTHAHLPPVAVIDRSPITIRHKILFTLIAAVGAIAWALIAFVRGETVNAVWFVIAAICTYIIAFRFYARLIERKIVQPRDDHATPAEIFNNATDYMPTDRRVLFGHHFAAIAGAGPLVGPVLATQMGYLPGAIWIVVGAVLAGCVQDYLVLWLSTRRRGRSLGQMARDELGATGGAAAHLGVLVIMVIVIAVLALVVVRALAQSPWGVFSIAMTIPIAVFMGVYLRFLRPGRVSEVSLIGFGLLLLAVASGNWIAETSWGATFLNLSPVALSWFIVLYGFAASVLPVWVLLAPRDYLSTFMKVGTIGLLAIGIVVARPVMQAPAVSHFAGRGDGPVFAGSLFPFLFITIACGALSGFHALISSGTTPKLLEKESQMRLIGYGGMITESFVAVMALITAAILDQHLYFTINAPAAQTGGTASKAAHYVNSLGLSGGQATGEQISDAAASVGERSIVSRTGGAPTLAFGMSEVLQRVFGGTGLKAFWYHFAIMFEALFILTTVDAGTRVARFMLSDGLGNLGGPLTRLRDPSWRPGALICSLAVVAAWGSILLIGVTDPLGGINTLFPLFGIANQLLAGIALTVITVVVIKKGHLKWAWIPGAPLLWDLAVTLTASWQKIFSADPAVGYWTQHFQYVAAQRAGKTAFGSAKNAHQLAEVIRNTFIQGTLSIVFATVVIIVFVAGVVMAGKAVRGNGKPPSEDDPVVSKIFAPSGLIMTAGEREVKRQWDALSSTSASGVMSGS; encoded by the coding sequence GTGGCGGTACCGCCGGACGGAAAGCACAACGGACACCTTCACTACGTCCGCACCCATGCCCACCTGCCGCCCGTCGCCGTTATCGACCGCTCCCCCATCACCATCCGGCACAAGATCCTCTTCACGCTGATCGCCGCCGTCGGGGCCATCGCCTGGGCCCTCATCGCGTTCGTCCGCGGTGAGACGGTGAACGCGGTCTGGTTCGTGATCGCCGCGATCTGCACGTACATCATTGCTTTCCGCTTCTATGCGCGGCTGATCGAACGCAAGATCGTCCAGCCGCGCGACGACCACGCCACACCCGCCGAAATCTTCAACAACGCCACCGACTACATGCCGACCGACCGGCGGGTGCTGTTCGGTCACCATTTCGCCGCGATCGCCGGTGCGGGGCCACTGGTTGGTCCGGTGCTGGCCACCCAGATGGGCTACCTGCCCGGAGCCATCTGGATCGTCGTCGGTGCGGTGCTCGCGGGTTGTGTGCAGGACTACCTGGTGTTGTGGCTTTCCACTCGGCGACGCGGCCGGTCGCTGGGTCAGATGGCGCGCGACGAGCTCGGCGCGACGGGCGGGGCCGCCGCGCATCTCGGGGTGCTCGTGATCATGGTGATCGTGATCGCGGTGCTCGCGCTGGTGGTGGTGCGGGCGCTGGCGCAAAGCCCGTGGGGCGTGTTCTCGATCGCGATGACGATTCCCATCGCGGTTTTCATGGGTGTGTATCTGCGTTTCTTGCGACCGGGCCGGGTGTCGGAGGTGTCGCTGATCGGTTTCGGGCTGTTGCTGCTGGCGGTCGCCTCCGGCAACTGGATCGCCGAAACATCCTGGGGTGCAACGTTTTTGAACCTCTCCCCGGTGGCGCTGTCGTGGTTCATTGTGCTCTACGGTTTCGCGGCCTCGGTGCTGCCGGTGTGGGTGCTGCTCGCGCCGCGTGACTACCTGTCGACGTTCATGAAGGTCGGCACCATCGGGCTGCTGGCGATCGGCATCGTGGTCGCTCGTCCGGTGATGCAGGCGCCCGCGGTATCGCATTTCGCGGGGCGCGGCGACGGCCCGGTGTTCGCCGGCTCGCTGTTTCCGTTCCTGTTCATCACGATCGCGTGCGGCGCCTTGTCCGGATTTCACGCGCTGATCTCATCGGGAACGACACCGAAGCTGCTGGAGAAGGAAAGCCAGATGCGGCTGATCGGCTACGGCGGCATGATCACCGAGTCGTTCGTCGCCGTCATGGCGCTGATCACCGCGGCGATCCTCGACCAGCACCTGTACTTCACCATCAACGCGCCCGCAGCCCAGACCGGCGGCACCGCGAGCAAGGCCGCCCACTACGTCAACAGCTTGGGTCTCTCCGGAGGCCAGGCCACCGGGGAGCAGATCAGCGACGCCGCGGCCAGTGTCGGTGAGCGCTCAATCGTGTCGCGCACCGGGGGCGCGCCCACGCTGGCCTTCGGCATGTCCGAAGTGCTGCAGCGGGTATTCGGCGGCACCGGTCTGAAAGCGTTCTGGTACCACTTCGCGATCATGTTCGAGGCGCTGTTCATCTTGACCACCGTCGACGCCGGCACCCGCGTAGCGCGGTTCATGCTCTCCGACGGGCTGGGCAACCTGGGCGGTCCGCTGACCCGGCTGCGCGATCCGAGCTGGCGCCCGGGCGCGTTAATCTGCAGCCTGGCCGTCGTGGCGGCGTGGGGCAGCATCCTGCTGATCGGGGTGACCGATCCGCTCGGCGGCATCAATACGCTGTTTCCGCTGTTCGGTATCGCCAACCAGTTGCTGGCTGGGATCGCACTGACCGTGATCACCGTCGTCGTCATCAAGAAGGGCCACCTGAAGTGGGCGTGGATACCCGGGGCTCCGCTGCTGTGGGACCTGGCGGTAACGCTGACCGCGTCGTGGCAAAAGATTTTCTCCGCTGACCCAGCCGTGGGCTACTGGACTCAGCATTTCCAGTACGTCGCCGCTCAACGAGCCGGCAAGACGGCCTTCGGTTCGGCGAAGAACGCCCACCAGCTCGCCGAGGTCATCAGAAACACATTCATCCAGGGCACCCTGTCGATCGTGTTCGCGACAGTGGTGATCATCGTGTTCGTGGCCGGAGTCGTCATGGCGGGCAAGGCAGTCCGCGGCAACGGCAAACCGCCGAGTGAAGACGATCCGGTGGTGTCGAAAATTTTTGCGCCCTCGGGACTGATCATGACCGCTGGGGAACGAGAGGTGAAACGGCAATGGGACGCCCTGTCCTCGACCAGCGCATCGGGTGTCATGAGCGGAAGCTGA
- a CDS encoding ATP-dependent DNA ligase: protein MLLIDVAATSLDVAGASARRAKVARIAELLNRAAPDPRLVAIVVSWFSGELPQRQIGVGWAALRSLPPPVAHPALTVADVDAAFSEIGAVSGKGSQTRRADLVAALFAAATETEQTFLRRLLSGELRQGALAGIMADAVATATGIPPQKVRRAAMMGGDLPAVAAAGLTGGTAALDTFTLRVGRPVGPMLAQTATGIADALERLGSTAVFEAKLDGARVQIHRADDEVTVYTRSLDDVTARLPEVVEAALALPVNELIADGEAIALRADNRPQPFQVTASRFGRSVDVAAARAAQPLSVFFFDVLRCDGTDLLDEPTSDRLTALDEIVPARHRVARLVTSDLSAASDFLDATLAAGHEGVMAKSPAAPYEAGRRGAAWLKVKPVHTLDLVVLAVEWGSGRRRGKLSNIHLGARDPATGGFVMLGKTFKGMTDAMLEWQTQRFLRLAAGPTDGYVVPLRPEQVVEVAFDGIQASPRYPGGLALRFARVLRYRDDKAPAEADTIETVRAMHQRHT from the coding sequence GTGCTGCTGATCGACGTGGCAGCCACGTCGCTGGACGTGGCCGGCGCATCCGCGCGCCGCGCCAAGGTCGCGCGCATCGCCGAGCTGCTCAACCGCGCCGCACCCGATCCCAGGCTGGTCGCGATCGTCGTCTCCTGGTTCTCCGGTGAGTTGCCCCAACGCCAAATCGGTGTCGGCTGGGCCGCTTTGCGCTCCTTGCCGCCACCGGTAGCGCACCCCGCATTGACCGTGGCCGACGTCGACGCCGCGTTCTCGGAGATCGGCGCGGTATCCGGTAAGGGATCACAAACGAGGCGGGCAGATCTCGTCGCCGCACTGTTCGCCGCCGCGACCGAGACCGAGCAGACCTTTCTGCGGCGGCTGCTGTCCGGTGAGCTGCGCCAGGGCGCGCTGGCCGGCATCATGGCCGACGCCGTCGCCACCGCCACCGGGATCCCGCCGCAGAAGGTGCGTCGCGCGGCGATGATGGGTGGGGATCTGCCCGCGGTGGCCGCAGCCGGCCTCACCGGCGGGACCGCAGCCCTGGACACCTTCACACTGCGAGTGGGCCGGCCAGTGGGCCCGATGCTCGCGCAGACCGCGACCGGCATTGCCGATGCGCTCGAAAGACTCGGGAGCACAGCGGTTTTCGAGGCCAAGCTGGACGGGGCCAGAGTCCAGATCCACCGGGCCGACGACGAGGTCACCGTCTACACCCGAAGCCTCGACGACGTCACCGCCCGGCTGCCCGAGGTGGTGGAAGCGGCGTTGGCGCTGCCAGTCAACGAGCTGATCGCCGACGGCGAGGCGATCGCACTACGGGCCGACAACCGGCCACAACCGTTCCAGGTGACGGCGTCCCGATTCGGACGCTCGGTCGACGTCGCGGCCGCCCGCGCCGCGCAGCCGCTGTCGGTGTTCTTCTTCGACGTATTGCGCTGCGACGGCACCGACCTGCTCGACGAGCCGACCAGTGACCGGCTCACCGCCCTCGACGAGATCGTGCCCGCGCGGCATCGGGTCGCTCGGCTGGTCACCTCGGATCTGTCCGCGGCCAGCGACTTCCTGGACGCGACGCTGGCCGCCGGCCACGAAGGGGTGATGGCCAAGTCGCCGGCCGCGCCATACGAAGCTGGCCGCCGCGGCGCGGCCTGGCTGAAGGTCAAACCGGTGCACACCCTCGACCTGGTCGTGCTCGCGGTGGAGTGGGGCTCGGGGCGGCGCCGCGGAAAGCTTTCCAATATCCATCTGGGCGCGCGTGACCCGGCCACCGGTGGCTTCGTGATGCTGGGTAAGACGTTCAAAGGGATGACCGACGCCATGCTCGAGTGGCAGACCCAGCGGTTCCTCCGGCTGGCAGCGGGTCCCACGGACGGTTACGTCGTGCCGCTGCGGCCCGAACAGGTCGTCGAGGTCGCGTTCGACGGAATCCAGGCCTCGCCACGCTATCCGGGCGGGCTGGCGCTGCGCTTTGCGCGGGTGCTGCGCTACCGCGACGACAAAGCCCCAGCCGAGGCCGACACCATCGAGACGGTCCGTGCCATGCACCAACGGCACACCTGA
- a CDS encoding SDR family NAD(P)-dependent oxidoreductase encodes MEINGKKVVVIGGASGMGRASAELLAARGASVAILDREGSDGKEVATALGGPFYAVDVTDFAGTEKALQAAVDDLGGLHVSVTTAGGGIAKRTLTKDGPHDLESFRSVVDLNLIATFNISRLAAWHMSKNEPEDEERGVIINTASIAAFEGQIGQVAYTAAKAGIAGMCLTMARDLGSLGIRALAIAPSLFATGLTKGIPDEYATALTKDAAFPKRLGRPEEFAKLVAAIVENPMLNGQCLRLDAGQRFAPK; translated from the coding sequence ATGGAGATCAACGGCAAGAAGGTGGTCGTCATCGGCGGCGCCTCCGGCATGGGGCGCGCCAGCGCCGAACTGCTGGCCGCGCGCGGCGCCAGCGTCGCGATACTCGATCGCGAGGGTTCCGACGGCAAGGAAGTTGCCACTGCGCTCGGCGGGCCGTTCTATGCGGTGGACGTCACCGACTTCGCCGGCACCGAAAAGGCGTTGCAAGCCGCGGTCGACGATCTCGGTGGGCTGCACGTGAGCGTGACGACGGCGGGCGGCGGCATCGCCAAGCGCACGCTGACCAAAGATGGTCCGCACGATCTCGAATCCTTCCGTTCGGTCGTGGATCTGAACCTCATCGCCACCTTCAACATCAGCCGGTTGGCGGCCTGGCACATGAGCAAGAACGAACCCGAGGACGAAGAACGCGGGGTGATCATCAACACCGCCTCGATCGCGGCGTTCGAGGGCCAGATCGGCCAGGTCGCCTACACCGCGGCCAAGGCCGGCATCGCCGGCATGTGCCTGACCATGGCGCGCGACCTCGGGTCGCTGGGCATCCGGGCGCTGGCGATTGCGCCGAGCCTGTTCGCGACCGGGCTGACCAAGGGCATTCCGGACGAATATGCCACCGCGCTGACCAAAGACGCCGCATTCCCCAAGCGCCTCGGCCGGCCCGAAGAGTTTGCGAAGTTGGTTGCGGCCATCGTGGAAAACCCGATGCTCAACGGACAATGCTTGCGGCTCGACGCGGGACAACGGTTCGCGCCCAAGTGA
- a CDS encoding acyl-CoA dehydrogenase — MGIALTDDHRELAEVARGFLTSQKARWAARALLDSADEPRPPFWQELVELGWLGLHIDEEHGGSGYGLPELVVVVEELGRAVAPGPFVPTVITSAVIAHAGSAEQKARLLPGLVDGTVTAGVGLDGEVAVDGGVANGEAGVVLGAGLADLLLIAAGDDVLLLDRGRDGVSVHVPKNTDPTRRSGRVTLKDVRIGDDDIVAGARESALARARALVAAEAVGGAADCVDAAVDYAKVRQQFGRTIATFQAVKHHCANMLVGAESGTAAVWDAARAAGEDEEQFRLMAAVAAALAFPAYARNAELNIQVHGGIGFTWEHDAHLHLRRALAVRALFGGDAPARDVFDRTAAGVTRANSLDLPAEAEELRKQIRADAAEIAKLDKKEQLAKLIETGYVMPHWPKPWGRAANAVEQLVIEQEFSAAGIKRPDYSITGWVILTLIQHGTDSQIERFALAALRQDEVWCQLFSEPDAGSDAAGIKTRGTRVEGGWKVNGQKVWTSGAQYCRRGLATVRTDPDAPKHAGITTMIIDMKSPGVEVRPLRQITGGSEFNEVFFNDVFVPDEDVVGEPNAGWTVARATLGNERVSIGGGGSFYEGLAPQLVQLAQKHADRLGGAAIRVGTFLAEDQALRLLNLRRAARSVEGAGPGPEGNITKLKLAEHMVEGGAIASALLGPDIALAEGAGGLIARMVMGARGMAIAGGTSEVTRNQIAERILGMPRDPLIK, encoded by the coding sequence ATGGGTATCGCACTGACCGACGACCATCGCGAACTCGCCGAAGTGGCCCGCGGGTTCCTGACTTCCCAAAAGGCACGCTGGGCGGCGCGGGCCCTGCTCGATTCGGCCGACGAACCTCGACCGCCGTTCTGGCAGGAACTCGTCGAGCTGGGCTGGCTCGGCCTGCACATCGACGAGGAGCACGGCGGGTCCGGCTACGGGTTGCCCGAGCTGGTGGTGGTGGTCGAGGAGCTGGGCCGGGCGGTGGCACCGGGACCGTTTGTGCCGACAGTGATCACCTCGGCGGTGATCGCGCATGCCGGGAGCGCGGAGCAGAAGGCGCGGCTGCTGCCGGGACTGGTCGACGGAACGGTCACTGCCGGCGTCGGCTTGGACGGCGAGGTCGCGGTCGACGGTGGGGTCGCCAACGGCGAGGCCGGCGTCGTGTTGGGCGCGGGGCTGGCTGACCTGCTGCTGATCGCCGCCGGTGACGACGTGCTGCTGCTGGACCGCGGCCGCGACGGCGTGTCGGTGCACGTACCCAAGAACACCGATCCCACGCGGCGTTCGGGGCGGGTCACGTTGAAGGATGTCCGCATCGGAGACGACGACATTGTGGCCGGGGCCCGCGAATCGGCGCTGGCGCGTGCGCGTGCGCTGGTGGCCGCTGAGGCGGTCGGTGGGGCAGCGGATTGCGTCGACGCTGCCGTCGACTATGCGAAAGTGCGCCAGCAGTTCGGCCGCACGATTGCGACCTTCCAGGCGGTGAAGCATCACTGCGCGAACATGCTGGTGGGCGCGGAATCGGGAACCGCCGCGGTATGGGACGCGGCCCGCGCCGCGGGCGAGGACGAAGAGCAATTCCGGCTGATGGCGGCAGTGGCTGCCGCGCTGGCCTTTCCGGCCTACGCGCGCAACGCCGAACTCAATATTCAGGTGCACGGCGGGATCGGGTTCACCTGGGAGCACGACGCTCATCTGCACCTGCGCCGGGCGCTGGCCGTGCGTGCGCTGTTCGGCGGGGACGCGCCCGCGCGAGATGTCTTCGACCGCACCGCTGCTGGCGTCACCCGCGCCAACAGCCTCGACTTGCCGGCCGAAGCAGAGGAGTTGCGCAAGCAGATCCGCGCCGACGCCGCCGAAATCGCGAAGCTCGATAAAAAAGAACAGTTGGCGAAGCTCATCGAAACTGGCTACGTCATGCCGCACTGGCCAAAGCCGTGGGGACGCGCCGCCAATGCGGTGGAGCAGTTGGTGATCGAGCAGGAGTTCAGTGCGGCAGGCATCAAGCGGCCCGACTACTCGATCACCGGATGGGTGATCCTGACACTGATCCAGCACGGAACCGATTCGCAGATCGAACGATTCGCGCTTGCCGCGCTGCGCCAAGACGAGGTGTGGTGCCAGCTGTTCTCCGAGCCTGACGCCGGATCCGATGCCGCGGGCATCAAGACCCGCGGCACCCGGGTCGAGGGGGGCTGGAAGGTCAACGGGCAGAAGGTGTGGACCAGCGGCGCACAGTATTGCCGTCGCGGGTTAGCCACCGTGCGCACCGATCCGGACGCACCCAAGCATGCCGGCATCACCACGATGATCATCGACATGAAGTCGCCCGGCGTCGAAGTGCGCCCGCTGCGCCAGATCACCGGTGGGTCGGAATTCAACGAGGTGTTCTTCAACGACGTGTTCGTCCCCGACGAAGACGTTGTCGGCGAACCCAACGCCGGGTGGACCGTGGCACGGGCAACGCTCGGCAACGAGCGGGTCAGCATCGGCGGCGGCGGCTCGTTCTACGAAGGCCTCGCACCGCAGCTGGTGCAATTGGCGCAAAAGCACGCAGACCGCTTGGGGGGCGCGGCTATTCGCGTTGGCACCTTCCTGGCCGAGGATCAGGCGTTGCGGCTGTTGAACCTGCGTCGCGCTGCCCGCAGCGTCGAGGGTGCGGGTCCCGGGCCGGAAGGCAACATCACCAAGCTCAAGCTGGCCGAGCACATGGTTGAAGGTGGCGCGATCGCATCGGCGCTCTTAGGCCCGGACATCGCGCTGGCCGAAGGTGCCGGCGGGCTGATCGCGCGAATGGTGATGGGCGCCCGCGGTATGGCGATCGCCGGCGGGACTTCTGAGGTGACTCGCAATCAAATCGCCGAGCGGATTCTCGGGATGCCGCGCGACCCGCTGATCAAGTAG
- a CDS encoding Zn-ribbon domain-containing OB-fold protein: MLPDDRALWARDGDGQLLIEYCEHCARWIHPAPGHCPHCGGTLIARPVSGRGTVFTYTVNFHPYNPAVPTPYVIAIVELAEQPGLRLATNIVDCEPDSVVCGLPVEVRFEQHGTDADAKFMPVFAPIEARADAKAPENS; encoded by the coding sequence ATGCTTCCTGATGACCGCGCCTTGTGGGCACGCGACGGCGACGGGCAACTGCTGATCGAGTACTGCGAGCATTGCGCGCGCTGGATCCATCCTGCCCCCGGGCACTGCCCGCACTGCGGCGGCACCCTGATCGCCCGGCCGGTGTCTGGGCGCGGCACGGTGTTCACCTACACGGTGAACTTCCATCCGTACAACCCCGCTGTGCCGACACCGTACGTGATCGCCATCGTCGAGCTCGCCGAGCAGCCGGGACTGCGTCTGGCCACCAATATTGTTGACTGCGAACCTGACTCGGTGGTGTGCGGTTTGCCTGTCGAGGTCCGATTCGAGCAACACGGCACGGACGCCGACGCGAAGTTCATGCCGGTCTTCGCGCCGATCGAAGCGCGAGCAGACGCAAAAGCACCTGAAAACAGCTGA
- a CDS encoding thiolase family protein, which yields MRYFEKDAILSGVGISRIGRRTGIPGLELTLEATRQAIDDAGLTPRDIDGIATLGDTPVGEVSAALSIEPADCGTGFDTGGLLSPVMSACLAVAEGRARHVLVYRTVQMIGGTVPTSPSSANAPRPALARIVESHGDGDRPLIGPMDDVGELVAAHAYSAANWLALNCRRHMQLYGTTKEQLGWLAINSRRNAALNPRAVYREPMTMDDYLAARPVSSPFGLFDCDVPVDGSIAVVVSAVEYARDCPHRPVTVDAIGGSNGAGGWFHRDDYPKMASADAAAQMWSRTDLRPSDVKLAELYDGFTFLTFAWLEALGICADGESGPFVEGATRIARDGELPLNTYGGQLSAGRMHGYWVLHEACLQLRGDAEQRQVPRRPEVAAVAVGGGPIAGCMLLTC from the coding sequence ATGCGCTATTTCGAGAAGGACGCGATCCTGTCGGGCGTTGGCATCTCCCGAATCGGCCGCCGCACCGGCATTCCCGGACTTGAGCTGACGCTGGAGGCGACACGCCAAGCGATCGACGACGCGGGCTTGACGCCCCGTGACATCGACGGCATCGCCACGCTGGGCGACACGCCGGTCGGCGAGGTCAGCGCCGCGCTGAGCATCGAACCAGCCGATTGCGGAACCGGATTCGACACCGGTGGGCTGTTGAGTCCGGTGATGTCGGCGTGCCTGGCGGTCGCCGAGGGTCGGGCCCGCCACGTGCTGGTCTACCGGACGGTGCAGATGATCGGCGGCACGGTGCCCACGTCGCCGTCATCGGCGAATGCGCCGCGCCCGGCGCTGGCGCGAATCGTCGAATCGCACGGCGACGGTGATCGACCGCTCATCGGTCCGATGGACGATGTGGGCGAACTGGTTGCGGCGCATGCATATTCGGCGGCGAACTGGCTGGCGTTGAACTGCCGCCGTCACATGCAGCTGTATGGAACCACGAAGGAGCAGCTGGGTTGGCTCGCGATCAACAGCAGGCGCAACGCCGCGCTGAATCCGCGTGCGGTATACCGCGAACCAATGACGATGGACGATTATCTGGCGGCGCGGCCGGTGTCGTCGCCGTTCGGGCTGTTCGACTGTGACGTGCCCGTCGACGGCTCGATCGCCGTGGTGGTGTCAGCCGTCGAGTATGCCCGCGACTGCCCGCACCGCCCGGTGACAGTCGACGCGATCGGCGGGTCCAACGGCGCCGGTGGCTGGTTCCACCGCGACGACTATCCCAAGATGGCGTCGGCCGACGCTGCGGCGCAGATGTGGTCGCGAACCGACCTGAGGCCCTCCGACGTCAAACTCGCCGAGTTGTATGACGGGTTCACCTTTCTCACGTTTGCGTGGCTGGAAGCCCTCGGCATTTGCGCCGACGGCGAGTCCGGTCCTTTTGTCGAGGGCGCCACTCGGATCGCCCGCGACGGCGAATTGCCGTTGAACACCTACGGCGGCCAGTTATCTGCCGGGCGCATGCACGGCTATTGGGTGCTGCATGAGGCGTGTCTGCAGCTGCGCGGTGACGCCGAGCAGCGGCAGGTGCCGAGGCGCCCAGAGGTAGCCGCGGTGGCGGTGGGCGGCGGCCCGATCGCCGGTTGCATGCTGCTGACTTGCTGA
- a CDS encoding HypC/HybG/HupF family hydrogenase formation chaperone, which produces MCLGIPGQVVRMLDGYGDQLALVDVAGENRKVNVGMLPEETFAPGDWVIIHMGFVVEKTDRAGAEQAMAGLELMGRGASDPDALG; this is translated from the coding sequence ATGTGTTTGGGGATTCCCGGTCAAGTCGTCCGGATGCTCGACGGGTACGGGGACCAACTCGCGCTGGTCGATGTCGCGGGCGAGAACCGCAAGGTGAATGTGGGCATGCTGCCGGAGGAGACATTCGCGCCCGGCGACTGGGTGATCATCCACATGGGCTTCGTCGTCGAGAAGACCGACAGGGCTGGCGCCGAGCAGGCGATGGCCGGTTTGGAGTTGATGGGCCGCGGCGCCAGCGACCCGGACGCATTGGGCTAG
- a CDS encoding hydrogenase maturation protease, translated as MTTSPRRPRILVAGIGNIFLGDDGFGSEVLRQLPGRLGSESVRVTDYGIGGMHLAYDLLEEWDALVLVDALPNRGSPGTLHVFEADHGSLAPTPGLDAHSMDPAAVFASLNALGGVAPRTIVVGCEVADVADEMGLSEPVRAAVPDAVAAVESAVAMLVDAAAREV; from the coding sequence ATGACGACCTCGCCGCGAAGACCCCGCATCCTGGTGGCCGGCATTGGCAACATCTTCCTCGGTGATGACGGCTTCGGTTCTGAGGTGCTGCGTCAGCTCCCGGGCCGGCTGGGGTCGGAGTCGGTACGGGTTACCGACTACGGAATCGGCGGCATGCATCTGGCCTACGACCTGCTGGAGGAATGGGACGCATTGGTCCTGGTCGACGCGCTGCCCAACCGCGGTTCCCCGGGCACCCTGCACGTCTTCGAGGCCGACCACGGATCGCTCGCGCCCACGCCGGGGCTCGACGCGCACAGCATGGACCCCGCGGCGGTGTTCGCGAGTCTTAACGCCCTCGGTGGGGTGGCCCCGAGGACTATCGTGGTGGGGTGTGAGGTCGCCGACGTCGCGGACGAGATGGGCCTGAGCGAGCCCGTGCGGGCAGCGGTGCCGGACGCGGTGGCGGCGGTCGAGTCGGCGGTGGCGATGCTCGTCGACGCAGCGGCGCGAGAGGTTTGA